GTCAGCTGGCTCCTTGTTTAGAATGAAATAAGATTGATTTCTAGCTTTACCATtcaaaaattatgaaaaaacaTGCTAGAATGTTTCAAACTGCATCATGCCTGATCCAGCAAATTCCAGTAAAAGTATCAGTGTAGGAGAGGGCCATAGATtgtaattctttttaaaaagctctGGAACTTGCCTGACTTCACAATTCTGAGAACTGCTTTTGCTATTTTTAGTCTTTTATCTATTACAAGTGTGTTACAGATCTCTATCAGTGTATGGTCTTGCAGTCTTTAAGCTGAGTATTTTGCTAAGGCTGAGATATTATCTgtccagcagctgttcctgtaACAACTATTTTTATGGCCTCAGAGGTTTCAATTTTATGCATCAATATGacataatttataatttttttgctgttcaaGTTTCCATGTTTAATACCGTTCTAGTTGTTAATATCCTACCCTAAAAAGGCACAGAAATTTAATCCATAATTGTGTTCTCATTCCCTGTTGGGTATTTGTTGCTATGATAAAAATATCACAAATAATATTTACAAGGAGTGCCTAACAACAAATGTATAGATCAGGACACATTTTGCTAAACAAACTTTAGTTTTGGCTCtattttatgtgttttattAATGCCCTTTACATTTTGAATATGTTTTTATTCTCACTATTTATCTGTGAGAAATTACTCTGAAAGGCCTTTTAACTAGTTATTACATATTGCCTCCTGAAGGATGTCATTTGGGGATAAACAGTCAAATCTCACCACCTGTGCCTTACAAATGAGTTTTTTGCtctgtgctttttctttgctgtgtATTTGAGCTAAATTATTTTTGCCACTAGCAAAATTCAGGGAGTCTCTGTGTCAATTGTGTTTGGCAAGCTAACCTAgcatatataattaatattgtACGTCCTTGCATCAAGAAAACATTCAGCTGGTCTTTCACAATTTGAGGAGGGATTGATACCTTTAAAAGACTGACATTGCATGGAAGgatgaaaagagaaagaatcaTGAATTAGCTTTCTTTCCTGGCTGGATTTTGCCACCTGGCAAATATAAGGTCTGTAGCCAAGTACAGGGCACATCTCCACAAGGAAACAGTCTGAGCTCTGGGCCTCAAGCACAGTCTGCAAAAGAAAGTAAAggtcaaaagaaaatatttaacttcTTACATTTTATGTTCTGATGTTTAATGTATTGAGTGGAACAGCAACGACTCTGTGACCTTTCAGCAAAATTTTCAAGTAGGCATTACAAACTTTACTCTCTGGCATAAATGCCAATTATCAGGAACAGACAGGAGAAAGGACTGCCAAAGCAAATCAACAAGTAGCAAACAAAGAACATATAAATACAGAATGTGATATAAACTGAGAGAGGCTCCTGCCAGGCTGATTACTGAGAAAACTCCCTTGAAGGTTAGCACTTCCCTGACACAGGCAGAATAAGCCATGTAGGACAGTGCCATTCTGACACTAATTCAAACtcagggctttttttctttgtttccctTCGATTGTTTCCTATAAGAAGCCTAAAGTAACTCAGGGATGAAAGAGCAGAGAGATTCTTCAGTGAATCTCCTTCTTTGGCTTTCAGCATTTACCCCATGACAAGGCAGCTAGAATATGTCTTGTCTCTAAAACTTACTCATAATCCATGAAAATTTGATCTCAAAATTACTTATTTAAGGGCTCAGTATATGGAAACATCTATCTAGTTCAGAAGTGCTGCTTTATTTATGGGCTCCATTCCTCTTAAAGCCACTTCCATTAGTTTATGAAACCTTTACTCTCCATGGCTCCacccctggaaaaaaaatcacagaagaagAATTGCTGCAACAATGCAAATGAGTGGGTGTAAAATTTTACAAGATGTAAACAGTACTTGGATGCAGATCTAAAAAGACCCCTACTTTATGCATGAGACATTTCTTAATAAAATGCCAAAGGActggagggagctggaggtgaTGGTAAGATTCCAGAGGGAAATTTGCTGCAGtaacagagaaaagaagattTAAAGTACTTTGATGCACAGGAAGCCAGAGAGAAAATGCTGAGGACACACATTTTTAGAACAGGGGAGAAGAAGAGACTgactaaaataataataatgaataatGTGCAAGAAGTCTATTGTATTACAGagtgaaatgagaaatgggaaaatagATTGTTATGAGAGAGAGGTGTTTGAGAAGGCTGATTTGCTCATGGGAACAAGGAAGGGGGGGCTGATCAAGGAAAAAACTGTATGCTAAAAGTCAGGAAGTTGAGAGAAAATTCGAGAATAATCAACAATGAAGAAGGTTAGACTTATAGGGTGAGACTTATGGGGTGAGAGTTTTTGCAAATGAAGTCTTTCAAAAGACTCTCAGGACATTTCAGGATTTTGAAAGAAGTGGACATAAAGTTCTGGCAGGGACACATATTGAGGTCTGAGCCACCAGGTGTGAAGAAAACACTGGCAGTAGTTCCCCTTTTCCCACAAAAACTGAAAACAGTATCACCGGTTTCCAAATCCCTCATTAGACCTGAGTGCACTGTATGCTTCTGGTCAATTGTTTTCAGGAACAAGGAAGCAGATGAGGAATAAAGatataaataaagaataaaaatacagttcaaaataaggagaaaaaagaaccaAATGGCGTAGCCTGGAAAgaaattttcatatttatgAATATCTTATCTCAAGGATTCAAGGAGACATTTATAAgcaaatattaataaaaaagttTAGATATATGGTATTTAGGCAGAAGCATGTAATTTTGACTGTCTGTATTTTCCATCACATGTAACTTAAATACtgtaaaaaaccacaaatattttctcttgaGCAACTTAGATTATTGCTTCTGTGACAGCCAAATCAGCAAAGTCGTTGGCTGTATCTGCTTCATTAAAGAAAggttttttcatttgcttaCAGATTTGcttctttaaagagaaaacaataCTAGTGTACCTTAGATATCACTCAGAGgtaactgcttttaaaatgcttaaTTTAAATTCATTATTAAAAAACAGCATTCCTTTCCCAAACATTGTGTGTTCTACCAACTGTCTGGTAAAGTGATTTTGTATTTCTCCAAGCTACAAATCAGCTGGTCCTTCCAGCTACACACAACAGGGTTTTGTCTTTGTTGAAAGTCTTGGAAAATTGGTTAATTAAGTCGGTACTAAAGCAAAATTCTGTGGAATCGAATGGTGACAAGGCATCACTTTGGTTGTGTCTTCCAGAAAACACACCTGAAGAGTATTTGTCTGCAGTATCTGCTTCTGAACAGCCACTGCTTTTGCCTTTTAAAGAATGGAATGGGACTAATCATCTTCTTCCTATGGTAAATACAGAGCTAATGTCAATCGGACAGTAGctacaaattatttattttcactatCACAGCTGTTACTTGTCTCCAGTCACTTCAGAGAGTGGatttggaattttatttttacactttAAAAGAATTTTAGGTATTTTACATCAGGTAATTGAACGTCTCTCTTGCATTTTGTTCTGTAAATCTGGCCTTCTGAAAAACCCACATTGTTTATACTGTGTGTGACGTGAGATTCTGTTTTTATGTATCTgtgtgattttatgatttttcaaATCTGCTTGCTTGCCCCAAGCACTTACCATATGTATTTACACGTAAACACTGTATCTCTAATATCTTACAATGCTGAGTCCTTTTTTTCATGGTAAAGGTTGTAGATCCCTCCTGTTTATCCTGATGGTCACTGTGCTCCTTCTGTTCCAGTGCTTATGTTCCAAAGACAGAAGCAGGACGCTGCAAGTGGGAAGAAGTTCTGCAGGATTTGCAAGCCATCAAGACATCCAAAGTAAGTCCATGAAACAGTCAGCTTTTCATGTAATCCTAGAAGAAGccttaataaaatatttagcaCTGCACTCAGCTAGGAAGTGCTAGTGAGAGGGAGAGGGATGGTGTTTGTTAGCTAATGTTGATAATTACAACTCTTATTTTCTTGCAGGACATTGATGTCAGTTTATACACTGCCAACGCAGATGAGGATGTAAGTAAACTTCACATGTGACCACAACTGATGTTTAATGTGGTGCCTTCATGGCCTTACCTGAACTATCCCCTAAAGCAGACTTGTTCTAATTTGATAAATGTGTctaaaatcaaataatttgCCTTGGAATTAATAGTACTTCTAATCAATGTGCTTATGATAAACTATGCAAGCAGGTATTAATTATCCTTATTTAATCATCTGCTGCTAAAGTTAATCAATTGAAAGGGATGATTGAGGCCATGTTGGGTGGGGCTTTGGCCATCCTGGCCCACAGAGAGGAGGCTCTGTGCATAGCAGAGAGGTTGGAAGTACAGgatatttaaggtcccttccaacccaaactactcTGTGATCGTGTGGTTCAAAGTCATTTTATCAAGGCAAACAATGCTAAAATAATTCTGGgattcattttttaattaaggCAACATTACCTGCTTCCTCTGCTCTCTTACCCATTCTGAATTCAGGTCTCTGAGTTAAAGTGTTAAGACTACTAAGCACACTATTAAATTAATTCCACTATGGTTAGTTATATGCCAGGTTCCTATcattaattattttcctgtgttCTTCATGTTTCACCCCATCTCAGCAAACTGCTTGCTCTTGTTGTTCTTAGCTCTCACAGCCCATCTCTGCAGATATTCAAATGTATTTGAATAGTAAGAAAAGATGCCCAGTAAGTAAAAATCAGTCTCTGTGGCTGATTTTATCTTAGATTACATCTCACTTATATAATACTTGTGGTTTAAATTAGATAATAAATTATGACCTACATTTGCTTATTCCTTTTTAATCATAAACTATTGCAACTGCATGTTTTTTTCAGGAAGAATGCCAGGAACTTGTAATGAGGTGCTTTTTCTTAGAGACAGAAGTGATATTTCAAGAATGTCGTATCAAAAATTGTAGTAAAACACAGGATGTGTGGAACAtttggaaaaatgggaatgacAGCTTCGAAAAAAATAAGGTAAGCAGCACCAACTGTGTGtggaaaaaaggcaaatcaaAATGTTTATTGGATAGCAGAAATACCTCTTTAGTTACATAAACTGTGGGATGAAAACTAATGAGAAAAACTaatgccctttttttttctttttttcagttggcttccacaaaatcagaaaaatgcaaagaatgtgaagaatatgaagaaaaaaattttaccGAATTTGTACAAAATTTTGAAAAGGTTATACAAAGGGATTGCAAACACTGGTCAAAAAGACATAAGCTGGTAAAGAATATTCTTACATGAACACCCTCAGAGAAATTAGATTATCaccaaaaataaaccagaaaaaaaaattataatccTCTTGGCTATCTCTTAATATATCTGTTTTTCTATTGTGGTTTTCAGGGACGCTCAATCACTTCTTCTGTCCAAGAACTCAAAGTCAAAATTAGAATATTTATGTGAAGACTCTTCTTTGCCCTTTTGTACAATGCTAGCATAAGGGCATTAAAAATTATCTCCAGTTTTCTCACTGGAAGAAATatcacaaaaaagaaataaattatttgccaCCATAAAACATCAAAACCAAAAGTGTTTATTACATAGTTTGCATGAAATAAAATGGGtcctaaattttaaatttttccttaaTTCAGTGGTGTGCACTGAATATGATTTTTCCTTACCTGATGTCATGAGCACAGGAAAGGTAACACCAAGTTACAACTCTGGACTTTAGTCAAAGAGATAAAGGGACTTTCTTTATTTCTAGCTTTGAGAGGGAAGCAGTACACTGATGATGGGGGAACCAAAGAACTGCTTTGCTCAGAATTTTCTTTGACTACTTTGAAAATCAATTTCCTAATTTAATATTGTTTTTCAACTCCTTTACCCGCAGCAAGTATGATAAATACTGTGAATTTGTCTTTCCAAAGAATATTGCTGAATCTGTGACCACTCAGCTTGTCACTCTGTCAGCCACTGGCCATATcccttttatttcatttgactTGCACCTGGCCCAGGTGCATCTTCTGGGATTAAAAGAGGCCTCTTGCTAATCTGGATCTCCAGCATTTCTGTTGGGGTTTAGTTTTTCCTGAGAGCTAAGCAGCCATCTGAAAGCTTCAATTGTTACAATAAATGATCTGGCTGGTATAAAGGATGGACTAAATTAAGGCCAGCttgttgtttgtggttttttggctctttttttttttttttttttaagttaggAAATTCCTATGTGTTCCAGAGGAAAGGTTTCAATATGAGTAAAACGCAGACAAATCTGATCTGACCTGTTAGTCCAGCAGGCAGAACAATGGCTACTTTTGAAGTAAACATCCCCAAGGTGAAGAAGCTGTTTCTTCTACACACGCTTGAGTTATTTGTGTGGCATTTACTAGCTAATATTTTCTAACTGCTGTTGGCAGACATTAAGGAAAAGATTAATACTGTGTTTTCTCCAATGAATCCTTGTCAGTTAGGGGGTTAAGGCGACTCATAGCAGAGTGTTTCTGTGTACAGAAGGAACAATAACTACCTTTTGACaccagaagagaagaaaagtgcTCTTCCATCAAAGTTCTGCACTACATGGTTCTGTTTTCCTGATTTGCAATaatttaaaatctgcttttccttcccattCCTTGTACTTAGTATCCACATTTCTTGTCTATGTACTAACAGGACAATGCAAGATGATGTCTGACATCCTCTTCCTTCTTGCTGATTTACTGGACCCTGAAGATAAATATGAGTTGTTTATCTATAGAATATTGCCTCTAGTGGCTCCCAAATGTTTGAGCACCTGTTGATCAGGTACTGTTCAGAtgatttcacagacattttaAATTCTGAACTGCAGATACCTTTCTTGTTAGGACCTTCAGTGTTTTgaggaaaataagaaagagGGAATTCTTTGCCTGCCATGAGATAGCTGGGGGATCAACAGCAATTGCAGATTATTCATCTTGTTCGTATGACTGTGTGAGCAAAAACATAGTATAGAAATATTTCATTCCAGCTCCATGGGGAAAAAGCTCAGACAATGATTATTTGAGTCAGCCAGCCCAACGTAGAGAGGAATGGAGGGAAAACAGGATATTtgatatatctatatatatatagagagagattTCAGCAGGTGTTCTCCATGGatacagcaggaatttctgtaCAGCATCAGGAGACTGATCAACACAACACTTAAAGGGACATTCTGTAAAGTCTAAAGGGTTGTATCTTCTctaaaggcagagaagaaacaaacttttCTCATATGAATTTGATGGAATTTTAGTCTCACGCACCTAGGCAGGAAAAGATGAACAAGTTAACATTATTTCGACAAAAAACTCAATTCAGCACCTTGAAACTGTCTCCTTTCAACTATTTTCCCTCAACGTTGGAGAATTCACCTATTCTTATGAACAGACTTAATTAAGCCAATAATTAATAACTTAAAGAcaagaggaaataaatatttttcataaccTCACCCTCTTCTACATGCTTATTTAATGTGGTATTTTCTTGACCAAGTCAAGCCAACCAGGAATCAAATGGCTTTGTAAAAATGGGGGGAAAGATGAGGCAGTACAATAAAGAGTGAGAAATCTGTTGAGATAACCAACTTATCTGTGCCATGAGATAAGCAGCTCACTGCCTCTAAAAGCTAAAAAACGTATAGGGGAAAAAGGAATGAAGTTGgaacataaaaagaaatcagggaaaggTTTTCTGGGAATTTTCTTGAGAAATACCAACAGCtaaaaaagcttattttaaCTTTAACATACAAATTAGTATCCTATactggttttcttccttctgagTCCTCAACCATACAAACTTTTAcccttttattcttttcctaGTGTGACTCAATACTCCTTGGGGCTTTTCGCTTCACTACATACAGAACTGCTTCTGATGAACTGCTTTTACAATTTTTactaaaggaaaacaaagaaatgcaaCTAAAACTTCTATGTCAAGATACTTTCTTGAAATcaaattataaaatacattGACAGTGCTGCTGAAAGAGCCTTCATTAGACCCCAATACAGTATTTTGTTGTGAGGTGAAGGGAAGCCATCAGGTGTggcttattttatttaatgCCTTTCAGGGGGATGCAGCTGTATTCAGCTTTGCAAGATGAAATATTGAAAGTAGTAATCCTTACAGAACCTTAATGGCTGCTCTACCACACATGAGAGACCCTGATAACCTGACAAAAGGGAATttaagagaaatttaaaatatacttaTGTTATTGGAATTCAACACAATCAACAATACCATTAATTGAAACAGTGTAGCTGGGCCACAGATAAAACTAAGAAATCATTACTTTTAAAAGTTGTATTTCCCTGCTCTTCTAAGAGTCACATATATCCTGCagttaaaaatgtattaaaagaaATCTATCTGGAAATCTATAGTCTTGCAGTAATGCAGGACATGTTACCAATCCCATTTTGGTGGCCTTTTGAGCCATTAGTTTCTCAGTGAGTGAAAATGTTCTCtatcaagaaaagaaaaaaatttaatatttcttaTGATTGATAGAAGCTACGATTTTTCAGTGGAGCACTGAGAAGCCAAACCTTAGCTTTGGTCAGTCTCAAGGCATTCAGGTGAGTTTATTCCTTAGCACATGGAATCCCCAATCCTCTGAGGCAGTGATACTGAGGAGCAGGTATTAATCATAATCCATTGTGACAATTGGGAATTTCTTCTCCTCACTAACCTCAGCTGTAGCTTTTTACATGTTGTTTTCCAAGAATCTTCTTTTTCTGGTTGAAGATACCAaatgagagatttttttctttggtttcctTGGTAACTAATTCAAAGATTAGATCATTATGAATAGTTCCTGCAACTATTTCTGCAGCAAGCCTCCTGCTTTCATGAACCATTTATgacattttaaagttttgaCTGAAGTCTTCAGACATCGTTTCTCCCTCCATACTTCCTACTGCAGGCCAGTGACtgggcttttatttttccccagacAATCTTCCTAGCAGCAGGTATCAGTCATTTAGATAAGTTAACTTAACCAAAATCCCCTAGCTGTACTGTAGTTTTATTGCATCACATAAATCCTTTTTAGGACTTCATCCTCCAGTATTTTTATACCACTAATAAATTATGAAGATCTACTTGGGACAACTTAGAACAAAATCATTGAATTTCTGAAGTTGTTTGTAAGTTTTAAGTTTCTCTAATTAAATTAGTTCATTTTTCATTGCTATTTAACCTCAAAGATGTTTGTAAGGGTCAAAACTAGTCATCATCTTTCTAGGCCTGCTGACATAAATATGTAATTTCTCTACTTACCCTGCCAGTCCTTCTTTAAACACATAATTGCTCAGGTGTGACATATCCAATATTAAATGGCAGAAAGCAGATAATGCACATACTACATGTTCTTGTCAGCCGTGAACTGTAAATTGCAGAGATTCCTGATCACACTTCACTGCATAAAAATAACCTCTCCATTTATTATTCCATCCTCAGCATGGACTACTCAGCATATTCAGTGCACTGAGCACATTTTGGAGTTAATAAAAGATTAACTGTGACAAACTGAACTTTTCAACCAAGCATCCAAAGGGAAAATCCCAATTAAGCAGTGCTGCAAGTTCCATGCAGTCAAAGCACGCGTTCAAGTAACATCTTCCCAAACCACATGGCCAGGAGTAATTTGTAAGCTTTGCAATCAGGTTTACAAACTGGCTATAGATTCTCCTGTGCTCCCATTTCTGTCTCTGTGGTTCCAGAGAGGGTCTCTTACCAAAGCCAGAGTCAATGAACAAATGTCTGCAAAGCCATTACCCTGCCTCAGCCAAAAGCACAAACGTGTTTTACCTGTTAATATCCTCTGACCATCAAGAGGAAACCTGCTCTGAAAGATTAGCCTGAGATCTCAAGAGTGTTGGGGGCTTGAGCTGCACATTTGTCTTCAGTATTTCACTAGAACAGTTTAAAAAACACCAGATGGAAAAGCTTTGCCGCGTTCTGGCTCTCCACATGTTGGAGAATTTCCCAAATAACTTCTAAGAAATTAAAGGAGATAGATCACAGTAATAATTGCAGTAAATAGAATCTAGAGAAGTCTAGATCAGTGAACTTTATAACATCTTGTAAGTGTTCAAGTGATACCAAGTTTATTAAAAAACCTTCTTGAAGCATATGCAACTGTGCAACTTCTTTGATGGAACAGACAGCAGGTGATAAACTATTACCTAAACCATTAGCCTAAGTCATAACAGTGTCTCTCTTTAAACCTTAGACATAAGGTTTattattttccataaaacacTTACTAAAAAATCtgtatgagaaaaaaaaaggaaaaaagtagcactaacaaaaccagaaacaaaaaggaaggCATGATTGGGCTGTGATCTAGCAACaggatgaaggaaaaaagaccGTGAAAAATAAGAAACTATTCCTTTTGTAGGGGGATAAAAGGGACAAAATTAGCAGCAATGACTCTACAGTactttgaatatttaaaatgctaTATACTTCATGCATTTATGAGGTTGATTACAAAAATCACAAGAACAAGTAATAGGAATGTGGTGGGCAGACTAATCTTGGGACTTGGGAGTCAAATTGCAAATGCCTACAGATGTCTGAGCCTTGATTTCCACTGTCTCCTGTGAATTGATTCAGCCCAGTACCAGCAGGACTACTTGAACAAAGAAATACTCTCCTATTTAATAGGAGATTGCATATTATGTGCTGTAGTTACTGCTGCTCTTACTTCTATAATCATGGAGGCATATTCACAAATATAAAATTCACAATTTGTGGTGATAATCTATTTTGAGCTAATAGGCTAAACTCAAACATAGCTGTGTCCAGGTTTCCACAATAACCTTCTAAACTTCACTATTAGTAGAACTTACTGTTCCTTACCTACAGATGCCCACAACTCACTTAGCCCACATGAGTGATACAGATGTCAGACATTCCTCTATTTGAAGACTGCACTACTTGCCATAGAGCCACATAAATTATAAATTGTAGTTGATCTCTCAGTGGTCTTAAATTCTACTTGTATCAGGGGACTCCCTTTCAGAATAAAGAACAGTGCTTCTTGCTGCTGTCAGTTCTGATATTACAGCTAAGAGTCTTGGCCGTGTTATTTTTTGAATTGTGACAGGCCTGAGTACTAAAAGGAAACACAATGTGAGGTTACTTATTTTGTATTGAGACAGCACTCAGAAGGCAAGAAATAATGATGTTACTTATTTTGTATTGAGACAGCActcagaaagcaagaaaaagcagAGGCATGTTCTGCTGGGCATTGCACAAGGACAGCATAGGTAGACAGACTGTCCTGAGGAGATTGCAGTCTCAGCAAGATTTACAAAGACTAGGGAGTCAGTGACATTCAGTACTGTGATTCTCTTTCTGGGTTTACTGATAAATGACTGCATATCTgacctaaattattttatttgatgaAGAGATATTTCAAATCACCAACACAAGGGAATGAATTTTGATAATCCAACAAACCCTAAACTTCAAGCCTCAGACAACATCAAAAATGCTGTTTTTTACACAGAACAATTACTGTGTCTGCTGGCTTACATTCAGTGATGAATACCTGGGAGCTGTGCTTAAAACAACTTGTTTAACACCTAGAGGGGGCCCAACACAAAGAATTAATAGGCCATTCCAGGCATCCCTGTCCTAAAGAGACAAAAGTCAGGCCAAAAGGAACACTGCAAGTCTTAGCAATGCACATATATCTGTAAAAAGAAACTTTCTATCCCTTTCCTGTTACCCCTAGTATTATAAACAGCACTGCTAGTCCAAAAGAGGCCATGTTTTTTTTGAAGTGCAAATAGAGAAAGGTCAGGTGTTTTTCGTACATAGAATTTCATCAATCTCCTGTGCAGAGGAAAATGGCTAatactgcagctgcagccagatTCCAATGCTGTTAAACTCCTTGAAGCGCACAATTACCCCAAGGAAATTTTTGTTTGTCCAGTTTCATaaatctctgttttctttatgAACAACAACGTGAGCAGCTGGGCCTGAGCATGCGACTTTATGGTCAGCAGGGACTTTGCCAATGACCTTTGTGATCCCAGGAGGAATAAAACCAATGCATACATGAATTCCCCTGCTTTTCACTCTTCACCTCTTGTATCCCCTTAAATGCTGTACAAATCAGAAACATTGATTTCCCTCAATGCCTAGGTCAACATCTGTTATGATTTAATTAAAAGCTTGCTCTCTGAGGGGGTTTCTCTCTGTGATGATACCCTTCCACTCTGTTATTTCTTAAACTGAATGAAGCAGTAAGCttcagtcttttaaaaataaattttctattaatttcATCATTATTAAATCAGATTTAATT
This sequence is a window from Melospiza georgiana isolate bMelGeo1 chromosome 5, bMelGeo1.pri, whole genome shotgun sequence. Protein-coding genes within it:
- the IL15 gene encoding interleukin-15 encodes the protein MLGMAQNSAGALSRLQSQKTHLKSICLQYLLLNSHCFCLLKNGMGLIIFFLCAYVPKTEAGRCKWEEVLQDLQAIKTSKDIDVSLYTANADEDEECQELVMRCFFLETEVIFQECRIKNCSKTQDVWNIWKNGNDSFEKNKLASTKSEKCKECEEYEEKNFTEFVQNFEKVIQRDCKHWSKRHKLVKNILT